A single Dethiosulfovibrio peptidovorans DNA region contains:
- a CDS encoding RNA 2',3'-cyclic phosphodiesterase, translated as MPSSRDLNSGCWGNNAVTRCFLAAIPPSDLLNPVVDLMTLGRKAFPRQRWVCPENLHVTLAFFGDVDENRYHVLEETLACCLDGIVISNFFLSGIGAFRRRGKPSVLWIQANSEGVDLLAISQIADQVAHEVGLSGRGRSYHPHLTLARCEDGTKPLRWLERRWAPPSIRGLAQVVLMNSVLTSRGPVYSESRVFSSYTKEGGR; from the coding sequence ATGCCAAGCTCTCGAGACCTTAATTCGGGTTGCTGGGGAAACAACGCGGTGACTCGCTGTTTTCTGGCAGCTATTCCCCCCTCTGATCTCCTGAACCCCGTGGTCGATCTGATGACCCTGGGACGAAAAGCCTTCCCGAGGCAGCGATGGGTTTGTCCTGAAAATCTTCACGTTACTCTGGCCTTTTTCGGCGATGTGGACGAAAATCGGTATCATGTGTTGGAGGAAACCTTGGCTTGTTGTCTGGACGGTATAGTTATCTCAAACTTCTTCCTTTCCGGCATAGGGGCTTTTCGACGGCGGGGAAAGCCGTCGGTCCTCTGGATTCAGGCCAACTCCGAAGGGGTCGATCTTCTTGCAATCTCTCAGATTGCCGATCAAGTGGCTCATGAGGTTGGACTTTCGGGGCGAGGTCGGTCATACCATCCCCATCTGACCTTGGCCCGATGTGAGGATGGAACGAAACCTCTCCGCTGGCTTGAACGTCGATGGGCTCCCCCTTCAATAAGAGGGTTGGCACAGGTTGTATTGATGAACAGCGTACTCACGTCTCGGGGGCCGGTGTACTCCGAGAGCCGTGTTTTTTCGTCGTACACCAAAGAAGGAGGTCGATGA
- a CDS encoding damage-inducible protein CinA, whose translation MTVVFPEEIIHLADRLKVVCNHRRLLLSVAESCTGGLLGAAITEISGSSSYFLGSAGTYANEAKVRLLSVPWSVIQEDGAVSSRCALAMAQGGLMLYGGNICLSVTGIAGPDGGSSEKPVGTVWFAVAFREGRAHSFVRRFSGERSDVRYAAVCQALETLIRVAGETTR comes from the coding sequence GTGACAGTCGTGTTCCCCGAGGAGATCATACATTTGGCTGATAGGCTTAAAGTCGTCTGTAACCACCGACGACTCTTACTCTCAGTGGCTGAGTCGTGTACCGGTGGGCTCTTGGGGGCTGCTATCACCGAGATATCTGGAAGCTCTTCCTACTTTTTGGGGAGTGCTGGGACGTATGCAAACGAGGCCAAGGTCAGGCTCTTGTCGGTCCCGTGGTCCGTTATCCAGGAGGACGGAGCTGTCAGCTCTCGCTGTGCTTTGGCTATGGCTCAGGGGGGGCTGATGCTGTACGGTGGGAATATCTGTCTCTCCGTGACGGGTATCGCTGGGCCTGATGGTGGATCGAGTGAAAAACCCGTGGGGACTGTGTGGTTTGCCGTGGCCTTTCGAGAGGGTAGAGCCCATTCCTTCGTCCGTCGATTCTCTGGTGAGCGAAGCGACGTTCGATATGCTGCAGTATGCCAAGCTCTCGAGACCTTAATTCGGGTTGCTGGGGAAACAACGCGGTGA
- a CDS encoding phosphatidylglycerophosphatase A translates to MTSHRRTWAWAVATLGGLGGFSSMPGTVASLVACLAVLPVISTGLLGIGILLGSSLGVWASSCYALERGIQDPPEIVIDEAVGIWIAMLGHVTVGTLGYALPALFLFRVFDILKPVPVSTAERLPGGWGIIADDVVAGVLANALLWLLRWLYLQNGLSWLLG, encoded by the coding sequence ATGACCTCCCATCGACGAACCTGGGCTTGGGCTGTAGCCACATTGGGAGGGCTTGGTGGATTCAGCTCTATGCCGGGAACCGTTGCGTCGCTCGTTGCCTGCCTTGCTGTACTTCCCGTGATATCTACAGGCCTTTTGGGGATAGGTATCCTCCTGGGCAGTTCCCTAGGTGTTTGGGCTTCCTCTTGCTATGCCTTGGAGCGAGGCATTCAGGACCCTCCTGAGATCGTGATCGACGAGGCTGTGGGCATCTGGATCGCCATGCTTGGACACGTCACCGTGGGGACCTTGGGGTATGCGCTTCCAGCTCTCTTCCTTTTTCGAGTCTTCGATATTCTGAAGCCTGTTCCTGTCTCCACGGCTGAACGGCTCCCTGGTGGGTGGGGTATCATAGCCGACGACGTTGTGGCCGGAGTTCTCGCCAACGCTCTTCTGTGGCTCTTACGTTGGCTCTACCTCCAGAATGGTCTGTCTTGGCTTCTGGGGTGA
- the rimO gene encoding 30S ribosomal protein S12 methylthiotransferase RimO — translation MKRAYILTLGCPKNLVDSEVLAAYLSSGGCAVVDDIDDADVVVVNTCGFIQPAVEEGIDVVLDLERLKKEGRLQEIAVVGCMVNRYGDDLKREFPSVDYWANAEDWSGLAERMALRGSRSGRHRLSKTPWSRYLKVGEGCDTRCSFCSIPSIRGPLRSRPLDSLIDEAVSLAAQGAKEICLVGQDLTMYGSDLMDRPSLSDLIDHLEKQLPPNVWGRLFYLHPSRVDQAFLRRVLESPLVVPWLDIPVQHVDNDVLKRMHRPPVGEHIRTLFRAGRELYPDFAFRTTVMVGFPGETDEAFESLLDFVEEVQFDRLGAFTFFAEEGTPAAKMPDQIPQDVKDYRYAQLMELQQGISLRRQRRFVGATLDVLIDEVDEDGVRWGRSYRDAPEIDGLVAVSNALNAFPGDRISATISDASEYDLFGEMVIEA, via the coding sequence ATGAAGCGAGCATACATCCTGACTCTGGGATGTCCGAAAAACTTGGTGGATAGCGAGGTCCTGGCAGCGTATCTTTCCTCTGGAGGTTGTGCCGTGGTTGACGACATTGACGACGCTGATGTGGTGGTGGTCAATACCTGTGGTTTTATCCAGCCTGCTGTCGAAGAGGGGATCGACGTTGTCCTCGATTTGGAACGACTCAAAAAAGAAGGACGTCTTCAGGAGATCGCTGTGGTCGGGTGTATGGTGAATCGATATGGCGACGACCTGAAGCGGGAGTTCCCTTCGGTAGATTATTGGGCTAACGCCGAGGATTGGTCAGGCCTGGCCGAACGGATGGCTCTTCGGGGGAGCCGATCAGGTCGTCATCGTCTCTCTAAGACCCCTTGGAGCCGCTATCTCAAGGTTGGTGAAGGGTGTGATACACGGTGTTCCTTCTGCTCCATACCATCCATCCGTGGGCCTCTCAGAAGTCGTCCTTTGGACTCATTGATCGACGAAGCCGTCTCTTTGGCGGCTCAGGGCGCTAAGGAGATTTGCCTGGTTGGTCAGGATCTTACCATGTATGGCTCGGATCTGATGGATCGTCCGTCCCTGTCCGATCTTATCGATCATCTGGAAAAACAGCTGCCCCCGAATGTCTGGGGTCGACTCTTTTATCTCCATCCATCCAGGGTGGACCAGGCCTTTCTCAGGAGAGTTCTGGAGAGTCCACTTGTCGTGCCGTGGCTCGATATTCCTGTGCAACACGTGGATAACGACGTTCTGAAGCGGATGCATCGTCCCCCGGTGGGAGAGCACATTCGAACCCTGTTTCGAGCGGGAAGGGAACTTTACCCAGATTTCGCCTTTCGTACCACCGTCATGGTCGGCTTTCCCGGTGAGACCGATGAGGCATTTGAGTCCCTCTTGGATTTCGTAGAAGAAGTTCAGTTCGATCGTCTTGGGGCTTTTACGTTCTTTGCAGAAGAGGGAACGCCGGCGGCCAAGATGCCCGATCAGATTCCGCAGGACGTGAAGGATTACAGATATGCGCAGCTTATGGAGCTGCAACAGGGAATCTCTCTGAGGCGACAACGGCGATTTGTGGGGGCTACCTTGGATGTTCTTATTGACGAGGTGGACGAAGACGGCGTTCGGTGGGGACGATCTTATCGCGATGCTCCAGAGATCGACGGCCTGGTGGCCGTCAGCAACGCGCTGAACGCTTTCCCTGGAGATCGGATATCTGCGACCATCTCCGACGCGTCGGAATACGATCTTTTCGGTGAGATGGTGATTGAAGCATGA
- the rpe gene encoding ribulose-phosphate 3-epimerase, which produces MARPISLASDGVYIAPSILSADPLDMSGAIGSLEGLHDWLHVDIMDGHFVPNLSYGPALVRSLRERYHDEVLDVHLMVEPPESFIDIFLDHDPDVLTVHCEATPHLHRVLGRIRERGVHPGVSLNPGTPVSAIEPVLSMVDLVLVMSVNPGFGGQAFIPETLSKVVALCRMRAVGSHPFLIQMDGGIGSSNLDSVVRSGVDVVVMGNSVFSTPCPGETVKTMKTIALEAFSYGKETF; this is translated from the coding sequence ATGGCAAGACCGATATCGTTAGCTTCTGATGGGGTGTATATAGCACCGTCGATCCTGTCCGCTGATCCTCTGGATATGTCAGGAGCTATCGGCTCGTTGGAAGGCCTTCACGACTGGCTTCACGTGGACATTATGGATGGTCATTTTGTACCGAATCTCTCCTATGGGCCGGCGTTGGTCCGATCTCTGAGAGAGCGTTATCACGACGAGGTGCTGGACGTACATCTTATGGTTGAGCCCCCCGAATCGTTCATCGATATCTTCTTGGATCATGATCCCGATGTCCTTACGGTTCACTGTGAGGCGACACCTCATCTCCATCGGGTGCTGGGGCGAATCCGGGAACGGGGTGTCCATCCCGGAGTATCCCTCAACCCTGGGACGCCGGTTTCCGCTATTGAGCCGGTGTTATCTATGGTGGATCTCGTCCTTGTCATGTCGGTGAATCCCGGATTTGGAGGACAGGCTTTTATTCCTGAGACCCTCTCGAAAGTCGTGGCTCTCTGTCGAATGAGAGCTGTAGGATCTCATCCGTTTCTGATCCAGATGGACGGGGGAATAGGGAGCTCCAACCTTGATTCGGTTGTTCGATCCGGGGTAGATGTTGTCGTCATGGGCAACTCGGTATTCTCAACTCCTTGTCCTGGAGAGACTGTAAAAACCATGAAAACGATTGCCTTGGAGGCGTTCTCTTATGGAAAAGAAACCTTCTGA
- a CDS encoding penicillin-binding protein — translation MKKVVHLSLLLLLLAVLGSAGTVLYAVFFGGESVVVPPLVGTSVLDAVEMSEHMGLQVRVDQEESLEPRGTVIAQWPQSGVKVRTEKILVLKVSKGGYKKTLPDLRGMEFSRASGKLQELDFVLGDVIRVESDKPAGVVIAQNPAAPVMISRTRPVALLVSMGPERGKGGAVPVPDVLGKDERSARKLVAESGLSASVEYVYTQSSPPGMAVALKPKAGTSLAPGKTVTIKVSTMKQPVRSTPSVPATEVSTTDASVSEPQIILPGSSASPPQSPTGAKVLVLSPGDASGPRPGGSVSVGAETSSPQVPQPQAIVPVSVDTKPQAATAKKMAKIRYQVPPLTKPLPLKIEIIDSQGSRVLVNREVSGGEFILEKSSYIGEAAVTIYLGDEFVWQDRYR, via the coding sequence ATGAAGAAGGTCGTGCACCTGAGTCTTTTGTTGTTGCTTCTGGCGGTTCTGGGGTCGGCCGGGACCGTCCTGTACGCCGTGTTTTTTGGAGGAGAGTCCGTGGTGGTGCCTCCTCTGGTAGGGACCTCCGTCCTGGACGCTGTGGAGATGTCGGAGCATATGGGATTGCAGGTCCGTGTTGACCAAGAGGAGTCTCTGGAGCCTCGGGGAACCGTCATTGCTCAGTGGCCTCAGTCGGGGGTCAAGGTTCGAACGGAGAAAATCCTGGTTCTGAAGGTGAGCAAGGGCGGGTATAAGAAGACACTTCCCGATCTTCGGGGGATGGAGTTTTCACGCGCCTCAGGGAAGCTTCAGGAACTGGACTTTGTTCTGGGTGACGTGATTCGGGTGGAAAGCGACAAACCAGCCGGGGTTGTGATTGCCCAGAATCCTGCGGCACCCGTTATGATCAGCCGGACCCGACCGGTGGCTCTTCTGGTCAGCATGGGGCCGGAGAGGGGCAAAGGAGGGGCCGTTCCAGTCCCCGATGTCCTGGGAAAGGATGAGAGGTCGGCGAGAAAACTTGTGGCTGAAAGTGGTCTGTCGGCATCGGTGGAGTATGTGTATACTCAATCGTCTCCGCCTGGCATGGCCGTTGCTCTTAAACCCAAAGCGGGAACCTCCCTGGCACCTGGTAAGACCGTGACTATCAAAGTCTCGACCATGAAACAACCTGTCCGCTCGACGCCATCCGTGCCAGCTACCGAGGTCTCAACGACAGATGCTTCTGTGTCTGAGCCGCAGATTATCCTACCGGGATCTTCAGCGTCCCCGCCCCAGTCGCCAACTGGTGCTAAAGTGCTCGTTCTGTCTCCTGGAGACGCTTCAGGGCCAAGGCCGGGGGGTTCCGTCTCTGTTGGGGCAGAGACGTCCTCTCCTCAGGTTCCTCAGCCCCAGGCCATTGTTCCCGTGTCCGTTGATACCAAGCCCCAAGCTGCAACAGCGAAGAAAATGGCCAAGATACGCTATCAAGTTCCGCCTCTTACCAAACCTTTACCTCTTAAAATCGAAATTATCGACAGCCAGGGGTCTCGGGTCTTGGTCAACAGGGAAGTCTCCGGTGGTGAGTTTATCTTGGAGAAATCCTCATATATCGGAGAGGCTGCCGTAACTATATATCTGGGGGATGAGTTTGTATGGCAAGACCGATATCGTTAG
- a CDS encoding RNA methyltransferase produces the protein MNPQGRNSGQPGGLGNRRSGPLRGIEAALEVWREVRRGRFASEVLRRVSSRVSEKDRPLAATLAYAVLRRESLWKELVGRFLKTGSSGVSTAVRDALVLGAAGALELRTFEPRVLVNALVEWTKVRDERGARIVNAVLRRIVADGPDVLRSIETSGAFSDLALRTGTPLWVARSWEHSFGRNEGRELMELQASPVSLALRVSPGVDRDALVAELAEDAVRSWVSPDMTCSIRLEGTALPTVLPGFDDGRITPQSEASMLIPMAFLDNKTRGPILDMCAGRGGKTGQLAQLFPDASVEGWDLSSGRIKAAEREMKRLGLASRISLVVGDAVELSPSREPRRIMLDAPCSGSGTWRRHPEGKWRLNQKDLGQYAATQLQLLRRALDLISPGGLVLYSTCSLFREENEQVVAAVMAERRAVVELEPPFSVVSQCRRGRPWGYYIWPGTPWSDGFYLALLTVTDKGGQNLP, from the coding sequence GTGAACCCACAAGGACGAAATAGTGGTCAACCCGGAGGCCTCGGGAACAGGAGGTCTGGTCCTCTCCGGGGAATAGAGGCGGCTTTGGAGGTCTGGCGGGAGGTTCGGCGAGGCCGCTTTGCAAGTGAAGTGTTGCGCCGGGTATCCTCTCGGGTATCGGAGAAAGACAGACCGTTGGCTGCGACCTTGGCCTATGCTGTCCTTCGACGGGAATCTCTGTGGAAAGAGCTGGTTGGGCGTTTCCTCAAGACCGGCAGTTCCGGCGTATCCACTGCGGTTCGGGACGCTCTCGTCCTCGGGGCCGCTGGTGCCTTGGAGCTGCGGACGTTCGAGCCTCGGGTTCTGGTCAATGCTCTGGTGGAATGGACCAAGGTTCGGGACGAACGAGGTGCCCGAATTGTCAACGCTGTCCTGCGCCGGATAGTTGCCGATGGGCCGGATGTCCTTCGTTCTATTGAGACCAGCGGTGCCTTTTCTGACTTGGCTCTGCGAACCGGAACGCCTTTGTGGGTGGCGCGGTCGTGGGAACACAGTTTTGGTCGTAATGAAGGGCGAGAACTCATGGAACTTCAGGCCAGTCCTGTCTCTCTGGCTCTTCGGGTATCTCCCGGTGTGGATCGGGATGCTCTCGTGGCGGAGTTGGCGGAGGATGCTGTTCGTTCATGGGTCTCCCCTGATATGACGTGTTCGATTCGGCTCGAAGGGACAGCTCTTCCCACGGTTCTGCCCGGATTCGACGATGGTCGAATCACGCCTCAAAGTGAGGCGTCCATGCTTATTCCGATGGCCTTTCTTGACAATAAAACCCGTGGTCCCATACTGGACATGTGCGCTGGACGAGGGGGCAAGACCGGCCAGTTGGCTCAGCTGTTTCCAGATGCCTCTGTAGAGGGGTGGGATCTCTCTTCTGGCAGGATCAAGGCGGCGGAACGTGAAATGAAGCGATTGGGGCTTGCCTCTCGAATTTCATTGGTTGTGGGAGATGCTGTTGAACTATCTCCGTCCCGAGAGCCCCGACGCATAATGCTGGATGCCCCATGTTCCGGTAGCGGTACGTGGCGCCGCCATCCTGAGGGCAAGTGGCGTTTGAACCAAAAAGACCTGGGGCAGTATGCTGCCACCCAGCTTCAGCTCTTGCGCCGTGCGTTGGATCTGATATCTCCAGGAGGGCTCGTTCTCTATTCTACATGTAGCCTTTTCAGAGAGGAAAATGAGCAGGTGGTGGCTGCCGTTATGGCGGAGCGTCGAGCCGTCGTGGAGTTGGAGCCGCCCTTTAGTGTGGTTTCTCAATGTCGTCGAGGTCGTCCTTGGGGATACTATATTTGGCCCGGAACCCCTTGGTCCGATGGCTTTTATCTGGCTTTACTGACTGTGACCGATAAAGGAGGTCAAAATCTTCCATGA
- a CDS encoding zinc metallopeptidase, which produces MFPFFFDPTMMFLLPALLLAFWAQARVKSTFAQYDRIRARKGVTGADVAQALLRQFGLSDVPVQPVAGRLTDHYDPRNRSLSLSDSVYGSTSIAAIGVAAHEVGHAIQHQEGYVPLRFRNAIVPVVNIGSMAAFPLFFIGLLFRGQTLMNLGIVMFLGVLLFHLVTLPVELDASSRALKVLDGTGLLAADELIGARKVLNAAAWTYVSATVMAAAQLIRLLVLRNMFGGDE; this is translated from the coding sequence ATGTTCCCTTTCTTTTTCGATCCGACGATGATGTTTCTTCTGCCTGCGTTGCTCTTGGCCTTCTGGGCCCAGGCGAGGGTTAAGTCCACCTTTGCTCAGTATGACCGGATTCGAGCTCGTAAAGGTGTGACCGGTGCTGACGTTGCCCAGGCTTTGCTTCGTCAGTTTGGTCTGTCCGACGTGCCTGTCCAACCGGTGGCAGGGCGGTTGACCGATCACTATGATCCCAGAAACAGAAGCCTCAGTCTTTCCGACTCGGTGTATGGGAGCACCAGCATCGCCGCTATCGGTGTGGCTGCTCACGAGGTGGGGCATGCAATCCAGCATCAGGAGGGCTATGTTCCCCTTCGCTTCCGAAACGCCATCGTTCCGGTTGTGAATATAGGTTCTATGGCTGCCTTTCCTCTCTTTTTCATAGGCCTTCTCTTCAGGGGGCAGACGTTGATGAACCTCGGGATTGTCATGTTCCTTGGAGTGTTGCTCTTTCACTTGGTTACCTTGCCCGTTGAGCTTGATGCCAGTTCTCGTGCCCTGAAGGTCCTTGATGGCACTGGGCTTTTGGCTGCCGATGAGTTGATTGGGGCCAGAAAGGTCCTGAACGCTGCTGCCTGGACGTACGTATCCGCCACGGTGATGGCCGCAGCTCAACTTATTCGACTTTTGGTGTTGAGGAACATGTTTGGCGGCGACGAGTAG
- a CDS encoding transcriptional regulator, whose amino-acid sequence MNKKTLPSLDLKRGYARIREEIDQAVRNVLESQYFIMGPEVSGLEAEVARYLEVERAIGCASGSDALLLALKALGIGPGDEVITTPYSFFATVSCITRLGATPIFVDVDPESYNVMPQAVMERVTDRTKAFIPVHLFGQMARLEALIGPLDSRGIAVVEDCAQAFGSWRSVDGAPVRAGTFGILGCYSFFPTKNLGAYGDGGMVVSRDNGLADRIARLRVHGAGATYYHEEVGLNSRLDAIQATVLRVKLRHLDEWNQERRLVAERYRTLFAEKGLLDVVSPPLEDVGNYHIYHQYVPRVSGDRDGLVKHLAAEGITARVYYPVPLHLQRCFLFLGYAPGDFPVSERLSRETIALPIFPELTMEEQEWVVSSVASFYGRD is encoded by the coding sequence ATGAATAAAAAAACTTTGCCGAGCTTGGATCTGAAGCGAGGGTATGCGCGAATACGGGAGGAAATCGACCAAGCAGTGAGGAATGTGCTGGAGAGCCAGTATTTCATCATGGGGCCCGAGGTCTCTGGCCTGGAGGCTGAGGTTGCACGGTACCTGGAAGTCGAGCGGGCCATTGGGTGCGCATCAGGAAGCGATGCCCTGCTTTTAGCCCTGAAAGCCCTGGGGATTGGGCCGGGAGATGAGGTTATTACCACCCCTTATTCGTTCTTCGCAACGGTGAGCTGTATCACCAGGCTTGGGGCTACTCCTATCTTCGTCGACGTGGATCCCGAAAGTTACAACGTGATGCCCCAGGCTGTCATGGAGAGGGTCACTGATCGGACAAAAGCTTTTATCCCGGTGCACCTCTTTGGTCAGATGGCCCGCTTGGAGGCCTTGATTGGTCCGCTTGATTCCCGAGGGATCGCTGTAGTGGAGGATTGTGCTCAGGCTTTCGGTTCCTGGCGCTCTGTGGACGGAGCTCCGGTACGGGCCGGTACTTTCGGGATTTTGGGATGCTACTCGTTTTTTCCCACCAAGAACCTGGGGGCCTACGGTGATGGTGGAATGGTGGTCTCGCGGGATAACGGCCTCGCTGATCGAATTGCTCGGCTCCGGGTTCATGGTGCCGGGGCGACGTACTATCACGAGGAAGTGGGACTCAACAGCCGGCTTGATGCAATACAAGCAACTGTCCTTAGGGTCAAGCTACGCCACCTGGACGAATGGAATCAGGAGCGTCGTCTGGTTGCCGAGCGGTATCGAACCCTATTTGCCGAGAAGGGACTTCTGGATGTGGTTTCCCCTCCCTTGGAAGATGTGGGGAATTATCATATCTACCATCAATATGTGCCCCGGGTCTCCGGTGATAGGGATGGCCTCGTGAAGCACCTGGCTGCTGAGGGTATAACCGCCCGAGTCTACTACCCTGTGCCGCTTCACCTCCAGAGATGTTTCCTCTTCCTAGGCTATGCCCCAGGTGATTTCCCTGTCTCTGAGCGTCTGAGCCGAGAGACGATTGCGTTGCCGATCTTCCCTGAGCTGACGATGGAGGAACAAGAGTGGGTGGTTTCATCCGTGGCCTCATTCTACGGCCGGGACTGA
- a CDS encoding GntR family transcriptional regulator translates to MRDPILHRTSADYVYQELRHRIITKQLKAGQRLPEVNIAIQMGVSRTPVREAIRRLSSEGLVYVVPNSGARLAAPTVKEMIDTFIIREKLENLSVSLVAGHMGDRYLRRLDDLLLDELHAVDDVNLEQYLEAYEGFHRTIAEAGGNRVLVEYVSNILARTNSYVVFYDPFCEQEENPTLIEHRAILDALRHRDAERAVTLMEGHLRRSMECLTCSEENDVQ, encoded by the coding sequence GTGAGGGATCCAATATTACATAGAACCTCGGCGGATTATGTCTACCAAGAGCTTCGGCACAGGATTATCACTAAACAGCTTAAAGCAGGACAGCGACTACCTGAAGTGAATATAGCTATTCAGATGGGTGTCAGTCGAACTCCTGTTAGGGAAGCCATTCGTCGTTTGTCCAGCGAGGGCTTAGTTTACGTTGTCCCCAACAGTGGTGCTCGGTTGGCAGCGCCCACGGTAAAAGAAATGATCGATACATTTATCATTCGTGAAAAATTGGAAAATCTCTCTGTGTCCTTGGTGGCTGGACATATGGGAGATCGCTACCTTCGACGATTGGACGATCTGCTTTTAGACGAGCTGCATGCTGTGGACGACGTGAACCTGGAACAGTATCTGGAGGCCTACGAGGGGTTTCACCGAACAATTGCCGAGGCTGGAGGGAACCGAGTCTTGGTAGAGTACGTGAGTAACATCCTGGCTCGAACAAATTCTTACGTTGTGTTTTACGATCCCTTTTGCGAGCAGGAGGAGAATCCGACCCTGATAGAGCATAGAGCCATCTTAGATGCCTTAAGGCACCGAGACGCCGAGCGGGCTGTGACTCTCATGGAAGGGCATCTTCGGCGGTCTATGGAGTGTCTGACGTGTTCTGAGGAAAACGATGTTCAATAA
- a CDS encoding formylmethanofuran dehydrogenase: MLDRENYDRIAAFHGHTCPGLAIGVRVSELALEYLGCGDGDEELVCITETDMCAVDAVQFMTNCTLGKGNLVLHHYGKVAFTFYRRRDGVGFRCILKSGLKGNMDRDAYESYILTAPLEKLFNVAPPKEPLPPKAYREKTLICHRCGEGTMESMTRNLDDQILCLPCFQESRIPR; this comes from the coding sequence ATGCTAGATCGGGAAAACTATGATCGTATTGCGGCCTTTCACGGCCACACCTGCCCCGGACTGGCGATCGGGGTCAGAGTATCGGAACTAGCCCTGGAATATCTGGGCTGCGGTGACGGAGACGAGGAGCTGGTCTGCATCACCGAGACTGATATGTGTGCCGTGGACGCCGTGCAATTCATGACCAACTGTACCCTTGGCAAAGGGAATTTAGTCCTGCACCATTACGGAAAGGTTGCCTTCACCTTTTACCGCCGTCGGGACGGTGTCGGCTTTCGGTGCATATTGAAGTCTGGGCTCAAGGGAAACATGGACCGAGATGCCTACGAGTCCTACATTTTGACCGCTCCTCTCGAAAAACTTTTCAATGTAGCTCCCCCAAAGGAGCCTCTGCCTCCGAAAGCATACCGCGAAAAAACGTTGATCTGTCACCGATGCGGTGAGGGGACCATGGAATCCATGACCCGTAACCTGGACGACCAGATCCTCTGCCTCCCCTGTTTTCAGGAAAGCCGTATCCCCCGGTAA
- a CDS encoding serine hydroxymethyltransferase (catalyzes the reaction of glycine with 5,10-methylenetetrahydrofolate to form L-serine and tetrahydrofolate), with translation MGFSLKDDQELYDLITAEGQRQRDCLDMVASQSLAPRAVLEVSGSCLSNRTIEGYPGKRYYAGGRFLDGVERLAIERARKLFGAEHVNVQPHCGTNTNLAVYQAVLTPGDTILSMDMASGGHLSHGHKLNVASRMYNFVHYGVRRDDEILDGDQLREQALRHRPRLIVAGGSSYPREIDWKTVRSAADQVGAMVMADVAHTAGLIAAGLHVNPVPFCDFVTFSLYKTLPGPRGGCILCRESYGDAVDRAIFPGHQGSMLTSLMGAKATCFAIAASAEFKDIAGRIIENARVLASSLNRRGYRPVTGGTDSHIVLLDLRTQGITGKEAESLLEASGITVNRNGIPFDPLKPWIASGIRLGTTVAAMRGMGPTEMETVAELIHRSLSGEPVGAETTELCRRFPESIL, from the coding sequence ATGGGTTTTTCACTGAAAGACGACCAAGAACTTTATGATCTTATCACCGCTGAGGGACAGCGACAGCGGGATTGTCTCGACATGGTAGCATCTCAGAGTCTGGCTCCTCGCGCCGTTCTCGAAGTCTCAGGAAGTTGTCTCTCCAACCGAACGATCGAGGGATACCCCGGCAAACGATATTACGCCGGGGGAAGGTTCCTCGACGGTGTAGAGCGCTTGGCCATAGAGCGAGCTAGAAAGCTTTTCGGAGCGGAGCACGTCAATGTCCAGCCTCACTGCGGCACAAACACCAACCTGGCGGTCTACCAGGCAGTCCTGACCCCCGGCGATACGATCCTCTCCATGGACATGGCATCGGGAGGACATCTCTCCCATGGGCATAAACTAAACGTCGCGAGCCGTATGTACAATTTCGTCCACTACGGTGTCCGCCGAGATGACGAGATCCTGGACGGAGACCAGCTTCGGGAGCAAGCCCTGCGTCACAGACCTCGACTTATAGTGGCCGGGGGGAGCAGCTACCCCAGAGAGATCGATTGGAAAACCGTGCGATCAGCAGCTGACCAGGTGGGAGCGATGGTCATGGCTGATGTGGCCCACACGGCCGGACTCATTGCCGCCGGTCTCCACGTCAACCCCGTTCCCTTCTGCGACTTCGTCACCTTCTCCCTCTACAAGACCCTTCCGGGGCCCCGAGGAGGGTGTATCCTCTGTCGGGAATCCTACGGCGATGCTGTAGATCGGGCTATTTTTCCAGGACATCAGGGTTCGATGCTTACGTCCCTTATGGGAGCCAAAGCCACCTGCTTTGCCATAGCCGCCAGTGCTGAGTTCAAGGACATCGCCGGTCGGATTATCGAGAACGCCCGTGTCCTGGCTTCTTCTCTGAATCGACGAGGGTACCGACCGGTTACCGGCGGCACCGACAGTCACATCGTACTTCTAGATCTCCGCACTCAAGGCATCACTGGAAAAGAGGCAGAGAGCCTTCTGGAAGCCTCTGGGATCACGGTGAACCGAAACGGCATTCCTTTCGACCCCCTCAAACCCTGGATCGCCAGCGGCATTCGACTCGGAACCACAGTGGCAGCAATGCGAGGTATGGGCCCCACCGAGATGGAGACTGTGGCTGAACTGATCCATCGAAGTCTTTCGGGAGAACCCGTCGGCGCAGAGACCACCGAGCTCTGTCGTCGGTTCCCCGAATCTATACTATAG